The following nucleotide sequence is from Vitis vinifera cultivar Pinot Noir 40024 chromosome 14, ASM3070453v1.
agagaagaaaaagaaaacaaaccaaagttctcgtcttccaccttcaatgtcaaactctccagaaaaaaatccaagatccctaaaacctagaattgagagagtttatataatatcctcaattacctaacatgtggcacactctcattggccacttattacaaaataatttcctaaaaatgattaaaaaataataaaatggtgatttctagtcgtgtggggtcacctagggcggatggagtgctttagatgcaattcccgaggtagaggaggcagaacatcaaagtggtagtgggtgaattcgaaattggtgtcatttcgaagtggatttcgaattcataagttgaatttcgaaatcatttcgaaatgaccctccaacttggtgcagttgtcttcaaatggctaTAAATTCTTCATTTCAGATCCGATTTGCAAactgtttgaagtgttggactcctgacttcccaagcttcgaaacaatatatagtatgtatataatggactccagaaagttctccaaatttttcctcaaagccagagtatataatgccatcagatttttgagttctaaatttccatgcagctaaatcttgcttcatgcctcatttcccatcctttcttgccttctttcttactccataatggtcatttatcattttccaacctcatgatatcctcgttttgcctttccttacgttcaatgagtcttgactcacttatttcctcatttagccctttcttgatctttcaaaatctaaagtcattcattttgcacaattttcttcccttgaacctgagataagtctccaaagtatagattaaactcatggatagggccttagcattgatttaggtcaagttgggtgatttgaatgtcctttggtgcacaaatcatatcgaatatgtgccattataacacatattttggctccaatcattGGTCTTACAGGACCTGTGTTATGAGAGAAAACCAAGAAAGTTCACTTCATAACCCATTTGAAACCACACTAGAAAATGGCAACCAGTAGCATCTCTTTGTTAGCTCCTCAAATCTTTGTGGGAGAAAACTATCAATTTTGGTCCGTAAAGATGAAAACGTACTTGGAAGCATTTGATCTTTGGGAAGTTGTAGCTGAAGACGAACCAATAGCTCCACTTCCGGCGAATCCTACCTTAGCACAAATTAGAGCTCATACTAACGAAAAGACCAAAAAGTTTAAAGCTAAGACTTTAATCCAAAATTCAGTTGCTGACTCAATATTTCATAGAATTATGAATTGCAGGACAGCCAAAGAAGCCTGGGACAAGCTTAAATTGGAGTATCAAGGAAGTGATAGAACCAAACAAATGCAAGTGCTGAATCTGAAAAGGGATTTCGAGTCTTTAACCATGCAAGAAGATGAAACTATCACCAAGTATTCTGACAGAATTGCTTTGATTGTTAACAAAATCAGGTCGTTTGGTGAAGAATTTCCTAATGCAAGGATCGTGTAAAAGGTTCTTATGACACTTCCTGAGATGTTTGAGTCCAAGATTTCATCTCTTGAAGAATGTAGGGACCTTTCACAAATTTCACTTGTTGAACTAATGAACGCACTCCAAGCACAAGAGCAAAGAAGAGCTTTGAGGCAAGAGAACGTCACAGAAGGTGCTTTTCAAATGCAGACCCTACAATCTAATAAAGACAAAAACCAGTTTAGcaagaagaaaagtaaaagcAGAGAGAATAGCAGCAAAGAAAGGGCCCAACAAAAGAAATATCCAACCTGCTCACATTGCAAGAAGACTACGCATCTAGAGAAATACTGTTGGTGGAGGCCAGATGCAATATGCGGCAACTGCAAACAGCTTGGGCATGTTACCAAAGTCtgcaaatataaaaataaaggtccTCAATTTCAGCAAGCACAAGTTACTGATGCAGATTCGTAGGAGGAGAAACTCTTTGTAGCATCATGTTTCTCAAGTCAAGACTCTTATAATGCTTGGCTCATTGATAGTGGATGCACACACCACATGTGTCACAATGCTACAATATTCAAGGACCTTGACAAAACCTACAACTCTACGGTGAAAGTAGGCAATGGTGGATATGTGGATGTCAAGGGAAGGGGCACGGTTGCTGTCAAAACAAATTCAGGTATCAAGCTCATCTCTGATGTGTTATTTGTACTTGATATTAGTCAAAATCTATTGAGTGTAGGTCAAATGCTTGAAAAGCAATATTCCCTACAATTCAAAGACAACCAATGCATCATCTTTGATCCATATGGAGAGAAATTGCTTTGTATGAAGATGAAAAGCAAGAGCTTTGTCATCAATTGGGAGAATGCTACTGAATATGCATATGCTGGAGTTACTCAAAGTGTTTCAGACCTATGGCATAAACAGTTTGGACACTATAACCAAAGGAGTTTAGTAGAGCTAAAAAAACTTGAGCTGGTGGAAGACATGCCAAACGTATCTAATGAAGCTCAAATATGTGAGATTTGTCAACAAGGCAAACAAGCAAGGTTGCCATTCAAAAATAATCAAGCATGGAGAGCCATTGAAAAGCTTCAACTCATACACACCGATGTTTGTGGTCCCATGAAAACAACTTCTTTGAGTGGTAACAAATACTTCATTCTCTTTATGGATGACTATACCAGAATGTGTTGGGTATATTTTATCAAACTAAAGAATGAAGTTTTCTCTGTTTTCAAACAATTCAAAGCCCTTGTAGAAAATCAAAGCAACTTGAGCATTAAAATCTTAAGGTCTGACAATGGTACGAAATATACCTCCAATCAATTTGTTGAGTTTTGTAGCACTGCAAGCATCGAACGTCAGCTAACAACTCCAtacactccacaacaaaatggtgtcTCAGAGAGGAAGAATTGAACTGTAATGGAGATGTCCAGGTGTCTtctatttgagaaaaaaatgccAAGTAATTTTTGGGTAGAGGTAGTTAACACCTCTGTATATTTGCTGAACAGATTGCCTACAAAATCCTTGAAGAACAAAACACCATATGAAGCATGGTATGGTGTCAAGCCCTTTGTTAATCATCTTAAAATATTTGGAAGCATATGCTATTATCATGTATCAGAACCTAAAAGAAGCAAGCTAGATAGTAGAGCTCAAAAGGGCATTCTCATTGGCTACGGGACATCAACTAAGGGCTATAGAATATTCTGTTTGCAAACTAACAAAGTTGTCTTGAGCAGGAATGTAAAAGTTGATGAAATGACAACTTGggattggaaaaataaaaaagatgcgCAATCTGATGTCGGCTTTAATAATCATGAAGATTTTCAAACTTCTAAATCCGTAGATGATTTTCCAGTGAGGGGCACAAGAAGCTTGGAGGACATCTATCAAAGGTGCAATTTAGCAATAACTGAACTAACAAGTTATGTAGAAGCCAAAGATTCTGAAGCATGGAGGAGAGCAATGCAAGAAGAATTGAAGATGATTAACAAGAATGAAACCTAGCAGCTTGTGGAGAGACCAAAAAATCACAAGGTGATTGGAGTGAAATGGgttttcaaaacaaaactcAATTTTGATGGTTCGATATGCAAACACAAAGCTAGGCTAGTGGTGAAGGGATATGCTCAACAGTATGGTGTTGATTAttaggagacttttgctcctgtggCAAGGTATGACACTATCAGGCTACTTTTTGTACTTGCTGCTCAAAATTCTTGGCATATTCATCAGTTAGATGTTAAATCTGCCTTCTTAAATGGATTTGTTGATGAAGAGATATATGTAGAGCAACCAGATGGGGTTGTGGCTCTAGGCAAAGAGGACTATGTGTACCTTCTAAGGAAGGCATTgtatggcttgaaacaagccCCCAGGGCTTGGTATGAAACCATGGACAAGCATCTGACTAAACTTGGTTTTGTTAGAAGTCAGAGTGAAGCAACCTTATATGTAAAAACTAATGATGTCCAACCTTTAATAATCTCTctttatgtagacgacatggTTGTAACAGGAAATCAGCCCAAGTTAATTCAAAGCTTCAAGGATGAGATGAACAAAGTCTTTGAAATGACCGATCTTGGAGTCATGAAGTATTTTTTGGGAATGGAAGTGATGCAGTCATGTTCAAGAATTTTCATATGCCAATAGAAGTATGCTATGGATATgctgaaaaaatttaaaatgcaaGATTGCAAGCCTGTGTCTACTCCTATGACAACCAGCGAGAAGTTAAGCAAGGATGACAACTCCGAGAAAATAAATGAAGGCTTATATAGAAGCTTAATTGGTAGCCTTTTATACTTAACAGCTAGCAGACCTGACATACTGTTTGCTGTTAGTGTGCTTTCCAGGTTCATGCACTCACCAAGTGAGAAACATTTTCAGCAGCTAAAAGAGTATTAAGGTACATCAAAGGAACAATTGATCTTGgagttcaattttcaaaatctgcAGAAGGTGGTTTGAAGCTGCTAGGCTACTCCGACAGCGATTGGGGAGGTTGTGTTGATGATTCAAGAAGTACTTCAGGGTACTTATTCTCCCTAGGCTCAGGTTGTTTCACTTGGAGCTCAAAGAAACAAGAAACCATAGCCCAATCAACAGCAGAGGCAGAATACATTGCTGCTGCATCTGCTGTAAATCAAGCTTTATggttaagaaaaatattgaaagacTTAGGGCAAGAGCAAGTTGAAGCAACCAACATTATGTGTGACAACACTTCTATAGTATCAATTTCGAAAAATCCGGTGTTTCATGGTCGAACAAAGCAGATAAAGATCAAGTATCATTTTATTAGAGAAGTTCAATAATCCAATGAAGTGTTACTTGTTCATTGTTCCTCTGAAAATCAACTTGCAGATATATTCACAAAGCCTTTACCAATGGAAAGGTTTGAAGCTCTTAAGTAGAAGATAGGTGTTTGTCATCCGGATGCCAAGGAGGAGTGTTCAGTTGTTGGCATTCCAGATTCCAATCCTTGAAGACTTAGTCTTTGCTGAAGATTAGCTAAAGTTTGTTATGACTctgtttgttttaaatttcaaaaataggtGTAACAACCTAAATAAATATGCAGGAAAGATAGgaagattttgttatttttcttgtataaatatctcatctcaaatggaataaaattatcaacttcTCTCTATCATATCTGTAGCCTTTTCTTCATTAAGTTGCAGCTTTATACCTGTAATTTCtccaacaccaacttgtaagaAGCACTTTCTTTGTCATTGCTATCCTAAACCTCCACACATGGATCTCAATTGGCTTATAAAAAGCATTTGTATCAGTATTTTGTGCATTCCATACATACAACTTCTGGCTGCAATTCTATTTTCATGGCTAATATCAATGCCTCCATTCATTTCCTTCTGCTTATTTTCCTCTCCTCCACTTTTCTCTATCTTGAAACTGTTAAACTTGGTTCCTGCAATGGCGTTCTCAATGTCAGCTGCACCGAAATTGAGAGAAAAGCCCTTGTTGACTTCAAACAAGGTCTTACTGATCCTTCCGGCAGGCTCTCTTCTTGGGTTGGCCTGGATTGCTGTAGATGGAGTGGTGTGGTGTGCAGCCAGAGGGTGCCTCGAGTCATCAAGCTCAAACTCCGCAACCAGTATGTTAGAAGTCCGGAAGCCAACGATGAAGATACCGGTGCTTTTGAGGATGACTATGGAGCAGCTCATGCATTTGGCTGCGAGATAAGTCATTCTTTACTTGATTTGAAAGATTTGAGGTACTTGGACTTGAGCATGAACAATTTTGGAGGACTCAAAATCCCCAAGTTCATTGGATCATTCAAGAGGTTGAGATATCTCAATCTCTCAGGAGCATCATTCGGTGGAACTATCCCACCCCACCTAGGGAACCTTTCTAGCTTGCTCTATCTTGATCTCAACTCTTATTCTCTTGAATCAGTTGAGAATGACCTGCACTGGTTATCAGGTCTTTCTTCTCTGAGACACCTTAATTTGGGAAATATAGATTTTAGCAAGGCTGCAGCTTATTGGCATCGAGCTGTTAACTCCCTTTCTTCACTTTTGGAACTACGCTTACCTGGATGTGGCCTGTCTTCCCTTCCTGATCTCTCTCTTCCATTTGGTAATGTCACCTCACTTTCGGTGCTCGATCTCTCCACCAATGGCTTCAATTCGTCGATACCTCTTTGGTTGTTCAACTTTAGTAGTCTTGCATACCTTGATCTCAACTCCAATAGTCTTCAAGGCAGTGTTCCTGAAGGATTTGGTTACTTGATTTCCTTTAAATACAttgatttttcttctaatttatttattggtcACTTACCAAGAGACTTAGGAAAGCTTTTCAACTTGCGAACTCTCAAACTATCTTTCAACAGCATTAGTGGAGAGATAACTGAATTCATGGATGGGTTGTCCGAGTGTGTAAACAGTAGTAGATTAGAGTCTCTGGATTTGGGGTTCAATTATAAACTGGGTGGGTTTCTTCCTAATTCTTTGGGACACCTAAAGAACTTGAAGTCTCTTCATCTGTGGAACAACTCATTTGTGGGGTCAATTCCAAACTCCATTGGAAATTTGTCGTCTTTGCAAGGATTCTACATctctaaaaatcaaatgaatggaataatccCAGAGAGTGTTGGCCAACTCTCAGCATTGGTTGCAGTGGATCTCTCAGAGAATCCATGGGTTGGTGTTGTGACTGAGTCTCATTTCTCCAATCTCACAAGCTTAACTGAGTTGGCAATCAAGAAGTCATCTCCAAATATCACCTTGGTCTTCAATGTGAATTCTAAATGGATTCCTCCTTTTAAACTCAATTACCTGGAACTCAGAACGTGCCAACTAGGTCCCAAATTTCCTACATGGCTGAGAACCCAAAACTAGCTGAAGATAATAGTGCTCAACAATGCTAGGATTTCAGACACAATACCTGATTGGTTTTGGAAGTTAGACTTGCAGCTCGAGCTACTGGATGTTGCCAATAATCAAATGAGTGGGAGGGTCCCAAATTCATTGAAATTTCCTGAAAATGCTGTTGTGGATTTGAGCTCCAACCGCTTTCACGATCCTTTCCCACACTTTTCTTCTAACCTGAGTTCATTGTATTTGAGAGACAATTTATTTTCTGGACCAATACCTCGGGATGTTGGCAAAACCATGCTGTGGTTGACAAATTTTGATGTCTCTTGGAACTCTCTAAATGGTACCATTCCCTTGTCTATAGGTAAGATTACGGGTTTGGCAAGTCTGGTTCTCTCAAATAATCATTTATCTGGTGAAATTCCTTTGATTTGGAATGATAAACCAGATTTGTACATCGTAGATATGGAAAATAACAGCCTATCTGGTGAGATCCCTAGCTCAATGGGCATCCTGAATTCACTTATGTTCTTGATACTGAGTGGCAACAAACTTTCAGGGGAAATTCCTTCTTCACTGCAGAATTGCAAGGACATGGATAGTTTTGACCTTGGCGATAATAGATTATCAGGAAACCTTCCGTCATGGATAGGAGAGATGCAATCGTTGTTGATTCTACGCCTGCGATCAAACTTGTTTGATGGAAACATTCCCTCCCAAATGTGCATTCTTTCCCATCTTCATATATTGGACCTCGCACATAATAATCTGTCAGAATCCGTTCCTTTTTGTTTGGGAAATTTGAGTGGCATGGCTACTGAAATCAGCAATGAGCGATACGAGGGGCAATTGTCAGTTGTGATGAAAGGAAGAGAACTCATATATCAGAATACTCTGTATCTCGTGAATAGCATTGATCTTTCAGACAATAATATATCAGGGAAGTTGTCTGAAATAAGAAATCTTTCAAGACTTGGCACCTTGAACTTGTCCAGAAACCATTTGACAGGAAATATACCAGAGGACGTTGGGAGCTTAAGTCAATTAGAAACTCTGGACCTCTCAAGAAACCAGCTCTCTGGCTTGATTCCACCAAACATGGTTTCTATGACTTCCTTGAATCACTTGAACTTGTCTTACAACAGACTATCTGGTAAAATTCCAACAAGCAACCAGTTCCAAACCTTCAATGACCCGTCCATATACAGGAATAACCTTGCACTCTGTGGGGAGCCTCTGGCAATGAAGTGCCCAGGCGATGATGGGGCTACTACTGATTCTTCAGGTGTGGATAATGAAGATCATGACGATGAACATGAAGATGCGTTTGAAATGAAGTGGTTCTACATGAGCAtgatgtcacggacttagtcgtttcctaagctcgtgcggcacttaggcaaatcaagacgcttgatcttgctaagtcagccttacctCCGACACTTAGCTTGCTAGactaagatgctcacgactcggaAGCTTGAGAAGTTGTAGTAGGTAActtttaaagaatggaagctcttattactcaaggaagcctttacaagtgcttggaagcttacttgcttggtgccttggccaaatgaggccctcacctatttataggcaccaatgaaactctctagaaccttggagggttccttacaattcatgaatattctagaatgtcctacactattctatgtacaagcctatatacaggagacttctagatttctctagaaagctttggacctttctcatgccttctaccatagtgtagagttgtgtggacttctctaggcatttctagaaccttccacactcttcccactagtggctaagtgtggatgtctccaagggtctctagaagcttctcacctcctatataagccatggggagggtcatttgaagcatcttgtgacactctcccccacctaagCCGCAGACGTCCTCGTCACGTCTTCTGCCCGAAACCGCTCAATCTGCTCCTGGAACTGCCATAGTGCATTTCCTGGCTCCCAGCTAGCCTCGCTTTCTAGTAGTCTCTTCCATTTCACTAAGTACTCCGTAGTAGGAGGCACACCACGCCTTCTGATGATTCGGTCTGCAATGATGTGTTCCACCTCCTTGTCATAGGAGGTCATGACCGCTGTAGGTGCCCTCTTAGAAAGCCCTCGGCTTGGATCATCCTTGTCTTCGTGATATGGTTTCAAGTAACTCACGTGGAAGACAGGGTGAATCTTTAACCTTGGCGATAACTCCACTTTGTAGGATACCTTGCCGACCTTTCCAAGTATAGGGAAGGGTCCTTCATACCTCCTCACAAGGCCCTTATGCACTGGCCTTAGGGATTTGaattgttgaggaaggagcttgacAAGCACCATGTCTCCGACCTTGTACTCCGTGTGACGTCGCTTCTTGTCagcccacttcttcattttcttagcggCCTTGTCCAAGTACGAGCGTGCTATGTCAGCTTGCTCATGCCACCCCTTCACGAACTTGAAAGTCGCTGGACTTCTCCCCATGTAGCCTATCGTTAGCGTGTGAGGAGTTAAGGGTTGCTGCCTTGTGGCTAGCTCGAACGGGCTCTTGTTGGTCGCCTCACTCCTTTGCAAGTTGTATGAGAACTGGGCTATATCTAGCAACTTAGCCCAATCTCTCTGGTTGGCACTCACAAAGTGCCTCAAGTACAGCTCCAGCAAGGCGTTCACCCTCTCAGTCTGCCCATCTGTCTGTGGGTGAAAGCTGGTGGAGAAGTGAAGCTCCGAACCCATAAGCTTGAAGAGCTCCGTCCAAAATTTCCCAGTGAAACGCGGATCGCGATCACTGATAATATACTTAGGCAATCCCCAATACTTGACTACGTGTTTTAAGAATAGTCTTGTCGTCTCCTCCGCAGTGCAGTCAGTAGGGGCTGCTATGAAGGTCGCATATTTAGAGAACCTGTCCACTACCACTATGATAGAGCCGTTGTCCTCTGACTTGGGCAGCCCgatgatgaagtccatggtgATGCTGTCCCATGGGCGCTCCGCTATTGGTAATGGTTCCAACAGGCCTCTAGGCTGTCGTTGCTCCACCTTGTCTTGTTGACACACAAGACAAGTTCTCACGTAGGCCTCAACCTCATCCCGTATTTGAGGCCAA
It contains:
- the LOC100246363 gene encoding receptor-like protein EIX2, yielding MANINASIHFLLLIFLSSTFLYLETVKLGSCNGVLNVSCTEIERKALVDFKQGLTDPSGRLSSWVGLDCCRWSGVVCSQRVPRVIKLKLRNQYVRSPEANDEDTGAFEDDYGAAHAFGCEISHSLLDLKDLRYLDLSMNNFGGLKIPKFIGSFKRLRYLNLSGASFGGTIPPHLGNLSSLLYLDLNSYSLESVENDLHWLSGLSSLRHLNLGNIDFSKAAAYWHRAVNSLSSLLELRLPGCGLSSLPDLSLPFGNVTSLSVLDLSTNGFNSSIPLWLFNFSSLAYLDLNSNSLQGSVPEGFGYLISFKYIDFSSNLFIGHLPRDLGKLFNLRTLKLSFNSISGEITEFMDGLSECVNSSRLESLDLGFNYKLGGFLPNSLGHLKNLKSLHLWNNSFVGSIPNSIGNLSSLQGFYISKNQMNGIIPESVGQLSALVAVDLSENPWVGVVTESHFSNLTSLTELAIKKSSPNITLVFNVNSKWIPPFKLNYLELRTCQLGPKFPTWLRTQN
- the LOC109123863 gene encoding receptor-like protein EIX2, with translation MENNSLSGEIPSSMGILNSLMFLILSGNKLSGEIPSSLQNCKDMDSFDLGDNRLSGNLPSWIGEMQSLLILRLRSNLFDGNIPSQMCILSHLHILDLAHNNLSESVPFCLGNLSGMATEISNERYEGQLSVVMKGRELIYQNTLYLVNSIDLSDNNISGKLSEIRNLSRLGTLNLSRNHLTGNIPEDVGSLSQLETLDLSRNQLSGLIPPNMVSMTSLNHLNLSYNRLSGKIPTSNQFQTFNDPSIYRNNLALCGEPLAMKCPGDDGATTDSSGVDNEDHDDEHEDAFEMKWFYMSMMSRT